The DNA segment CGATGGCGAGCGGGTTCACATGCTTCACCGCGTTCCAGAACGCCTCGACCGTCTGCGCGGAGATCATCGTCTCTCCGCCGCGCCCGACCGCGGCCGAGATCATCACCGGCAGGGTCTTGCCGTCCTTGTCGAACACCTCTCGAACGGCGACGAGCGCGGCCTTCGCGTTGAGCGAGTCGAAGATGGTCTCGACAAGCAGCACGTCGGAGCCGCCGGCGATCAAGGCGCGGATCTGGTGGACGTACGCTTGCTTCACCTGATCGAACGTCACGACGCGGAAGCCGGGGTCGTCGGCGTCCGGGGAGTTGGACAGCGAGACGGTGAGCGGGCCGATGGCGCCCGCGACGAACCGCTGCCGCCCGTCGGCGTTCGCCACGCGATCGGCCCACTCGCGGCACTGCCGCGCGGACTGCTCGTTGATCTCCCAGGCGAGGTCGTTGAGGAACGGGTCGTCGATGATCCCTTGATAGAAGGCTGCATCCTTCCGCCCGCCGTGCTCCCGCGGGTCGTCCACGAAGAACTCGCTCTGGGTGATGCTTGTCGCGCCGAAGGTGTTCGTCTCGATGATGTCCGCGCCGGCCTCGAGGAACCGCCGGTGGATGTCGCAGATCATCTCCGGCTGCGTGAGCGAGAACAGATCGCCGTTGTTCAGCAGGTCTTTCTTCGAACCCGCGAATCGCTCTCCCCGGATGTCCGCTTCCTTCATCCCGTAGGTGCGGATGGTCGTCCCCATCGCGCCGTCGATGATGACGATGCGGCTCTGGAGGAGCTTCTGGAGTGGATGGAGGGGAGGCGTGGGGTTGTTGGACGGCATGATCAGCCTCGCTTGGCGCTCTTGGAGGGACAGGGGGTCGGCTTGTCGGCGATGGCGAGCACGACCTGGAAAT comes from the Sorangium aterium genome and includes:
- a CDS encoding homocysteine S-methyltransferase family protein encodes the protein MPSNNPTPPLHPLQKLLQSRIVIIDGAMGTTIRTYGMKEADIRGERFAGSKKDLLNNGDLFSLTQPEMICDIHRRFLEAGADIIETNTFGATSITQSEFFVDDPREHGGRKDAAFYQGIIDDPFLNDLAWEINEQSARQCREWADRVANADGRQRFVAGAIGPLTVSLSNSPDADDPGFRVVTFDQVKQAYVHQIRALIAGGSDVLLVETIFDSLNAKAALVAVREVFDKDGKTLPVMISAAVGRGGETMISAQTVEAFWNAVKHVNPLAIGLNCSLGPDLMYPFLSDLSEKSSAAISCYPNAGLPNPLSPTGFDLEPPDMARHIGGFADAGLLNIAGGCCGNTPEHIAAIAKALAGKPPRAPSPRRPPTRPRPAARPRPARRSPCACPARSRSRSSPAFT